The sequence below is a genomic window from Wyeomyia smithii strain HCP4-BCI-WySm-NY-G18 chromosome 1, ASM2978416v1, whole genome shotgun sequence.
TAGGATTTTTCTTAATCCTTCTTTGGAAGAGAATGGAAATTAATTGTAACCGCCTAAAATCAGGTCGGCTCATAAAACCCCCACTGATCGAGTTTTTAATTAATGCAATTCATTAAAAACATGATGAAAGTATTTGGCAtgggttacaaaaaaaaaaatttgaaggaaCCTGATTTTTGGATAATTTGGAAATGAAAGATCTTTTGCCTCTGTACCCTACTACTCTATTCCCTAGCTACTACTGTTCTATCCATACTATTCCgtactccttctccttctcctttccTGAGAGCCGTCCGCCCCCTTTCGTTCGCTCCTCTATCCACTCCTGTCTATCCTCCTTCCTTGGTATTATCCGTCCCATtaacacgaagaatatttgttgTTTCAGGATCTTTCTTGGTTGACCTAAGTCCTGaattctgttgagatatatcctAGATGTTACAGCTTTTAATCTTTATGCTCGGATATAACaccgatcatttgttgcacgtaGTCCTAAGACTTGATCTGGTGTTTCTCTACACTTATAATCCTGCCGATAAATTTGGGATTCTTCCTGTTCCCTGAAGACATAAACCCGTTTTCATCGATCCTGCTCTTCAGGTCTATCCCATTGCAAGTGGTGTAAAGTGTGTGTATATAATGACTTATCCGGCTTCTCCTAGCTGATAGAATAGTCTTATCTCCTTAAACATCTTTCTTGATTGATGATGAAAGACTGCTTTTCTCTTCCGTTTTATTCAACTGCTATATTAATTTCTGATTCAGTCAAATATATATTTACTGAATCCGTTCTAGATTCATCTCTCTCCATCCGTCTTTTATCTCCGCCGTCCGTTCGGTGAGTACTGATCCTTTTATCGTTCTCCTACTGTCTGACCCTAGTCTTAGTTCCTAACTTTATATCCCTATCTTTACGCTctgaatattttaaattgtatgttactttacttttaattttagtgtattttatttatattataataattttttttttttttttttttttttttttttttttttttttttattctctactCTCTCCTATTGTCAACTTCTTCCCAATTTGATACCTTTTTCATGTTTTCCCATTTAAGCATATATGTCTTTAAtatttattaataatgaaaacaattttaattttaatatttccaTTTTCTTACTCAAAATATAGagtcaagaaaaatatttttctcacaaatatataattttgagaattcatgataattcacccctcttgtcaaTAATTAAGCCAAAAAATCTTATaccaaattaaaagtaaaaatattggaaatatgaaagaaaaaaaaaaaaaaaacaggtctaCAGCAATGCAAGTATTTAATACCGAAAAGGATAACCCAAAATTACACTTGCATTACCGTATAGCAGCAATCTACACTCACCATACCATCATTCTGTTTTACCTTCCTTCTATTCACCATTCTGGTTTATCTTCCTTCTCGTCTTCTGTGGATCGCCTGGTAAATTGCTGTTGACCTAAAACCCCCCCTGATTTGAGGTTTTAGGCAGGATTAATCTGTAAATATActcattttgttttctattaaatAATTGTATAATAAAATGTAGAATAATCCCAAAAATAATTATATACTATTAAAATTAAACTCTATCATACTACATAGTtatatatctaaaaaaaaatatgctgacagatgtgtgtaaatccataatttttttttttttcacacgtctTTTACTCGGAGCCCAATCGTGTTATTTGTGACACAATAATTTGTGCATTCATGTTTTCTGTCTGTGTTCAGACTCCTTTTCCAAAAGTCCTTTCCTTGAAGGCACAAATAGTTCTCTATTGACTTTGGTAATTGGAAAAGTTTGACATTTtctttgaaatgtattgaacaCATTCCTTTACAGATTGTGTATTTGCACAATTCCTGTAAGGTAATTGGTTTAGACTCTAAACCACCTAAATATTCCATTTTTACCTCACTTCTGCCCCAAACTGTTGAAATTATTGGGTATAGTGTCTTATTTTGGAGACCCTCGAAGGCTTCTCCAAAGTATTGGCCATTGGCTAAAAAGCTCAGTGTGCCTTTATCCATATCCAGTATCACTTTAATAGTCTCgaactttattttgaatttttcaaaagattttcGTTCTCTACCATTTTGTTTTTTCGGGTACGTGTCAATGATTGAATCATGAAGCGTCATGCCCCTGTTTATGTCAAAGCCCCAAGAATTGCTATCTAGTCCTAATAGACTTTGATAACCCATGCATTGTAGGGTTGCATCAGACGTTGCTATTCCAACGTATGCATGTGTCCCCCTCTGTTCACTAGGCCATGTTATTTCCCATACATGGAGACCTTTTGTGAACCCAACTTTACCTCTTATGCAATCAGTATTGTTTCTTGCATAAGTTCGATGGGCTGTGAGACCATTAGTTTCTACAAATATGTTTTCAGAACAGTCTTCCTTATTCCAGGAATGTCTTATCTGTTCTTCCAGAGATACTGTTGGTCTTtccaacaaaatttttaatctttgtGGTATCTCATAATTTTCGTGTCTTTTCGGTCTTTCCATATTTGTAATTTGAGGCGTTACCCTATGTTTTAGTCCTCTTCGTTTGTTTAAATGTTTCTTGGC
It includes:
- the LOC129717960 gene encoding protein gustavus-like, translating into MYAKKHLNKRRGLKHRVTPQITNMERPKRHENYEIPQRLKILLERPTVSLEEQIRHSWNKEDCSENIFVETNGLTAHRTYARNNTDCIRGKVGFTKGLHVWEITWPSEQRGTHAYVGIATSDATLQCMGYQSLLGLDSNSWGFDINRGMTLHDSIIDTYPKKQNGRERKSFEKFKIKFETIKVILDMDKGTLSFLANGQYFGEAFEGLQNKTLYPIISTVWGRSEVKMEYLGGLESKPITLQELCKYTICKGMCSIHFKENVKLFQLPKSIENYLCLQGKDFWKRSLNTDRKHECTNYCVTNNTIGLRVKDV